Proteins from a single region of Argopecten irradians isolate NY chromosome 7, Ai_NY, whole genome shotgun sequence:
- the LOC138328153 gene encoding uncharacterized protein, with protein MTKKRTFLGDVHSLMKTVASETAGQVSISIDSLEEVEDEDGFIVAEVAPSDGAYKGGKFKFKICPVRHYPTFSPEVQCLTDIYHPNIASYDVGMNVCVNLLEYEVWDADMSLEHCIQAILFLFYNPNMEDALDLDSVDLTKEKFEENVKISLEGGEVKGRVFERNYGLCANQDITTGSKLTDQDIELNNNMTEGNAFKGAARFLSNHYWPRAGYILS; from the exons ATGACGAAGAAAAGAACATTCCTGGGGGACGTTCATTCCCTCATGAAGACAGTCGCGAGCGAAACAGCGGGCCAGGTTTCCATCTCAATAGATTCCCTGGAAGAAGTAGAAGATGAAGATGGATTCATCGTCGCAGAGGTGGCACCGTCAGACGGGGCCTACAAAGGAGGCAAATTCAAGTTTaag ATTTGCCCAGTCAGGCATTACCCAACGTTCTCCCCAGAGGTACAATGTTTGACAGACATATATCATCCCAACATTGCCTCATATGATGTAGGAATGAATGTCTGTGTTAATCTGTTAGAATATGAAGTGTGGGATGCCGATATGAGCCTGGAACACTGTATACAGGCCATCCTATTTCTCTTCTACAACCCAAATATGGAGGACGCTCTTGACCTAGATTCTGTAGATCTAACCAAAGAAAAGTTCGAAGAGAATGTGAAAATTTCCTTAGAGGGTGGAGAAGTGAAAGGACGAGTTTTCGAAAGGAATTACGGGCTATGTGCCAATCAAGACATCACTACAGGGTCAAAATTAACAGATCAAGACATTGAATTAAAcaataatatgactgaaggcaatgccttcaagggcgcagccagatttTTGAGTAACCATTACTGGCCGAGGGCCGGTTACATATTGTCGTGA
- the LOC138328154 gene encoding uncharacterized protein, with translation MTKKRTFLRDVHSLMKTVANVTAGQVSISIDSLEEDEDESGVRHGFIDAEVAPSDGAYKGGKFKFKIYPASDYPTLPPEVRCVTDIYHPNIDSDDQEDEGTNICVSLLEVGEWDANMNLEHCIQAILFLFYNPNWGDALSPFFSADLSQEDFEENVKISLEGGEVEGRFFERNYGLSANQDNTDGSKLTNQEIELNNINTALSNTVIDSNETVDTEPETKVMTDEAQDRNTDIPTCDTAQINIEMPTEGLAIPEVELTAPEVDQYAQEVDLNTQEIVREDVEQIKCTGFLHRSLSVGDSPREGIIPLDNVFVSVETIKKLLTNTVTVNNKCDNWTNKTEEVVDGDNDEQEQLLPNFLVNTQVGKDQGVVSPGRRCCVVL, from the exons ATGACGAAGAAACGAACGTTCCTGAGGGACGTTCATTCCCTCATGAAGACAGTCGCAAACGTGACAGCGGGCCAGGTTTCCATCTCAATAGATTCCCTGGAAGAGGATGAAGATGAAAGTGGTGTTCGACATGGATTTATTGATGCAGAGGTGGCACCGTCAGATGGGGCATACAAGGGAGGCAAATTCAAGTTTAAG ATTTATCCTGCCAGTGACTACCCAACGCTCCCCCCAGAGGTACGATGTGTGACAGACATCTATCATCCCAACATCGACTCGGATGACCAAGAAGACGAAGGAACTAATATCTGTGTTAGTCTGCTAGAAGTGGGAGAGTGGGATGCCAATATGAACCTGGAACATTGTATACAGGCCATCCTATTTCTCTTCTACAACCCAAATTGGGGGGACGCTCTCTCCCCATTTTTCTCTGCAGATCTATCTCAAGAAGATTTCGAAGAGAATGTGAAAATTTCCTTAGAGGGTGGAGAAGTGGAAGGGCGGTTTTTTGAAAGGAACTATGGTTTATCTGCTAATCAAGACAATACTGATGGATCAAAATTAACAAATCAAGAAAttgaattaaacaatataaacactGCCTTAAGCAATACTGTAATAGATAGCAATGAAACGGTTGATACAGAACCGGAAACAAAAGTCATGACTGATGAAGCGCAAGATAGAAACACTGACATCCCCACATGTGACACTGCTCAAATAAACATTGAAATGCCAACGGAAGGTCTGGCTATACCGGAAGTAGAACTTACTGCACCGGAAGTGGATCAATATGCACAGGAAGTGGATCTGAATACACAAGAAATAGTAAGAGAGGATGtagaacaaataaaatgtacagGTTTTCTTCACAGAAGTTTATCTGTCGGGGATTCTCCGCGAGAGGGAATTATCCCATTAGACAATGTTTTTGTTAGTGTAGAAACAATAAAAAAGTTATTGACAAATACAGTAACTGTAAATAATAAATGTGACAATTGGACAAATAAGACAGAAGAAGTTGTagatggtgataatgatgaACAAGAGCAGTTGTTGCCAAATTTTCTTGTAAATACTCAAGTTGGGAAGGATCAGGGAGTAGTCTCCCCTGGACGGCGCTGTTGTGTAGTTCTCTAA
- the LOC138326917 gene encoding chitin deacetylase 1-like, producing MERKDIPQMVYFGFDDAVHGQVSPHYDYLFLGNLTNPNGHPISITLFVSHTYTDYEVLKKYYDIGFEIAVHSVSHKNIDTGDKVRKEAEEQRNNIVNYTGIPKEEVVGWRSPFLVTAGDPQIYALDELGFKYDVSLIYRRSGMDGDDAWPFTLDYGWPLPCDKDCPTDSHKGFWQIPINAVIDFKHQYPCAFIDHCYNTPWNEEDTYNYIMDNFYSRYNGNRSPYGFHIHAVWLNYGFRRRAMERAITDMMKHDDVYIVNIKQMLEWMKYPTKLKDIKYFEPWGYKASKTGKVVLIVLTVCFASIAFGAAYTYRNRMQLLCTISEKVNYIMLTDIDRKDVANDSDDEPIEGV from the coding sequence ATGGAGCGGAAGGATATTCCCCAAATGGTGTACTTCGGTTTTGACGATGCGGTACACGGCCAGGTTTCCCCTCATTACGATTACCTGTTTCTAGGCAACCTTACCAATCCAAACGGACATCCAATCAGCATCACTTTGTTTGTCTCGCACACATACACGGACTACGAAGTCTTGAAGAAATACTACGACATTGGGTTTGAAATTGCAGTCCATAGTGTTTCCCATAAGAATATAGACACAGGTGACAAAGTTCGAAAGGAAGCCGAAGAACAGAGGAATAATATAGTCAATTATACAGGCATTCCTAAAGAGGAAGTCGTTGGATGGCGGAGTCCTTTTCTGGTCACAGCCGGGGATCCGCAGATCTACGCTCTTGACGAACTTGGTTTTAAGTACGATGTTTCGCTTATATACAGAAGATCTGGAATGGATGGCGACGACGCATGGCCATTCACACTAGACTACGGATGGCCCTTGCCATGTGACAAGGACTGTCCAACGGACAGTCACAAAGGGTTCTGGCAAATCCCCATAAATGCAGTGATAGACTTTAAACACCAGTACCCTTGTGCTTTTATTGATCATTGTTACAACACACCTTGGAATGAGGAGGACACGTACAATTACATAATGGACAATTTCTATAGTCGTTACAACGGCAACCGGTCACCGTATGGATTCCATATCCACGCAGTGTGGTTGAATTATGGTTTCAGAAGAAGAGCGATGGAAAGAGCTATAACTGATATGATGAAACATGATGATGTCTACATCGTTAATATAAAACAGATGTTGGAATGGATGAAATATCCAACGAAATTGAAGGATATTAAGTACTTTGAACCCTGGGGATATAAGGCTTCAAAAACAGGGAAAGTAGTATTAATTGTACTTACAGTATGTTTTGCCAGTATAGCGTTTGGAGCAGCATATACTTATCGCAACAGAATGCAATTGCTATGTACCATATCCGAAAAGGTAAACTACATTATGCTTACTGACATAGACCGAAAGGACGTTGCTAATGACTCTGACGATGAACCTATTGAAGGGGTATGA